The stretch of DNA CGCAGTACAAGCCGCAGGACGCGACGACGAACCCGTCGCTGATCCTGAAGGCCGTGCAGAAGGACGACTACCGGCCGCTGCTCGAAAAGACCGTCCGCGATCACGCGGCGGAGCCGATGGAGTCGATCATCGACCATCTGCTGATCGCGTTCGGCACCGAGATCCTGAAGATCATCCCGGGCCGCGTGTCGACCGAAGTGGACGCGCGGCTGTCGTTCGACACGCAGAAGTCGATCGACAAGGCGCGTCACATCATCGACCTCTACAAGCACGCCGGCATCGACCGCGAGCGCGTGCTGATCAAGCTCGCGTCGACGTGGGAAGGCATCCGCGCGGCCGAGGTGCTGCAGAAGGAAGGCATCCGCTGCAACATGACGCTGCTGTTCTCGCTCGCGCAGGCCGCCGCGTGCGCGGAAGCAGGCGCGCAACTGATCTCGCCGTTCGTCGGGCGCATCTACGACTGGTACAAGAAGCAGGCCGGCAGCGCATGGGACGAAACGAAGGACGGCGGCGCGAACGATCCCGGCGTGCAGTCGGTGCGCCGCATCTACGCGTACTACAAGAAGTTCGGCTACCACACCGAGGTGATGGGCGCGAGCTTCCGCACGACGGGCCAGATCGTCGAACTGGCCGGCTGCGACCTGCTGACGATCAGCCCCGACCTGCTGCAGAAGCTGCACGACAGCAAC from Paraburkholderia caballeronis encodes:
- the tal gene encoding transaldolase, with the translated sequence MTTALDQLKQYTTVVADTGDFQQLAQYKPQDATTNPSLILKAVQKDDYRPLLEKTVRDHAAEPMESIIDHLLIAFGTEILKIIPGRVSTEVDARLSFDTQKSIDKARHIIDLYKHAGIDRERVLIKLASTWEGIRAAEVLQKEGIRCNMTLLFSLAQAAACAEAGAQLISPFVGRIYDWYKKQAGSAWDETKDGGANDPGVQSVRRIYAYYKKFGYHTEVMGASFRTTGQIVELAGCDLLTISPDLLQKLHDSNDKVERKLSAEAFAGEQIDRVPVDEPTFRFLVNDDAMATEKLAEGIRAFAADAVKLEKLIDELRKH